One Mycolicibacterium fortuitum subsp. fortuitum genomic window carries:
- a CDS encoding phosphotransferase yields the protein MLTPARLVPVAGLAAHIGHGVQRIATDAAIGRLRSTPRRIGDLDAAYLSRLMGRRVESAALIGGDAGTSSRARLALSGADVPESVFVKMPAETAATRMMGELGRLGQTEVHFYQQLADGLPGVPRAYGAAFDALTGRYVLVLEDLTLSSCEFTDTLHPLDKDRAAATVQVLAQLHAAFWGRLPERSGWLYSASGDHTSLLTGSLLKLATKRLAASTDIPVAGGRFIDENYRAAAQLLDRPPHTVMHGDAHPGNLFFREGKAGLLDWQAVRRGHPGRELAYTLVTCMTTADRQASERELLDEYRRALAAAGGPTLDHDELWERYRLGATYAYAAPVITAGLGGMQDESIALEGARRGVAALADLETVAILKKLL from the coding sequence ATGCTCACACCGGCCCGCCTCGTCCCTGTCGCCGGCTTGGCCGCGCACATCGGCCACGGCGTGCAACGTATCGCAACGGACGCGGCGATCGGGCGTCTGCGCTCAACGCCCCGCCGCATCGGCGATCTCGACGCGGCGTACCTCTCCCGGCTGATGGGGCGCCGGGTCGAGTCGGCCGCGCTGATCGGCGGCGACGCGGGCACGTCGTCCCGCGCGCGGCTGGCACTCTCGGGCGCCGACGTGCCGGAATCAGTCTTCGTCAAGATGCCCGCCGAGACCGCCGCCACCCGGATGATGGGCGAGTTGGGCCGACTGGGGCAGACCGAGGTGCACTTCTACCAGCAGCTCGCCGACGGACTGCCAGGAGTACCTCGCGCGTACGGCGCCGCCTTCGACGCGCTCACCGGGCGGTACGTGCTCGTGCTGGAGGATCTCACGCTCAGTTCATGCGAATTCACCGACACCCTGCACCCGCTGGACAAGGATCGGGCCGCCGCGACCGTCCAGGTCCTCGCCCAGCTGCACGCCGCATTCTGGGGGCGACTGCCCGAGCGCAGCGGCTGGCTGTACTCCGCGTCGGGCGATCACACTTCATTGTTGACCGGCTCGCTGCTCAAGCTGGCGACCAAGCGACTGGCCGCGAGCACCGACATCCCGGTGGCCGGTGGCCGCTTCATCGACGAGAACTACCGGGCCGCAGCCCAGCTACTGGACCGGCCACCGCATACCGTGATGCACGGTGACGCACATCCGGGCAACCTGTTCTTCCGCGAGGGCAAGGCCGGCCTGCTCGACTGGCAGGCCGTGCGCCGCGGCCATCCGGGTCGCGAGCTGGCCTACACCCTGGTCACCTGTATGACCACGGCCGACCGGCAAGCCAGCGAGCGCGAACTGCTCGACGAGTACCGACGCGCCCTGGCCGCAGCGGGCGGCCCAACCCTCGATCACGACGAGTTGTGGGAGCGGTATCGCCTCGGCGCGACCTACGCCTACGCCGCCCCCGTCATCACCGCCGGACTCGGCGGCATGCAGGATGAGAGCATCGCACTGGAGGGAGCCCGACGGGGCGTGGCAGCGTTGGCCGACCTGGAGACTGTGGCAATACTCAAGAAGTTGCTCTGA
- a CDS encoding TetR/AcrR family transcriptional regulator, producing the protein MNEPLPAQRDVSVEDTSTRHRILVATSEVLARSGQTKLSLSEVALQAGVSRPTLYRWFADKQELLDAFGTYEREMFDHGISRATVGLRGNEKLDAALRFIVQYQQSYSGVRLVDIEPEVVIAQLANVIPLMRARLLKLLSGANAPVKAATAIRVAVSHYIVRSDDGDQFLAQLRHAVGLKQPDTP; encoded by the coding sequence GTGAATGAACCTCTACCCGCGCAGCGGGACGTATCTGTCGAAGACACCTCGACGCGGCACCGAATCCTGGTCGCGACCTCCGAGGTGCTGGCCCGCAGCGGTCAGACCAAGTTGAGTCTTTCCGAGGTGGCGCTGCAGGCGGGCGTATCCCGGCCCACGCTGTACCGCTGGTTCGCCGACAAACAGGAGCTTCTCGACGCGTTCGGCACGTATGAGCGCGAGATGTTCGACCACGGCATCAGCCGCGCCACGGTCGGATTGCGTGGCAACGAGAAGCTGGATGCCGCACTGCGATTCATCGTGCAGTACCAGCAGTCGTATTCCGGGGTCCGGCTGGTCGACATCGAGCCCGAGGTTGTGATCGCACAACTGGCCAACGTGATCCCGCTGATGCGGGCGCGCCTGCTCAAACTGCTCTCGGGCGCCAACGCCCCGGTGAAGGCGGCCACCGCCATCCGGGTGGCGGTCTCGCACTACATCGTGCGCAGCGACGACGGCGATCAGTTCCTGGCGCAACTGCGCCATGCCGTCGGCCTCAAGCAGCCCGACACGCCCTGA
- a CDS encoding CoA transferase encodes MAGPMEGFRVVELGVWVAAPAAGAILADWGADVIKIEPPSGDPARTFGRMLGLDPALGVAANPPFEMDNRSKRSIVLDLATAEGRDTATELLATADVFLTNVRPAALRRLELDFETVAASNPRLVYGLITGYGLTGPEADRAAYDVAAFWARAGVADLLTRPGDTPPFQRGGMGDHSAGMTLAAAVCAALLARNRTGVGQLVSTSLYRQGAYTVSFDLNTVLMSGEQIAIGQREAMANPCMNNYAAGDGKRFWIVGLQGDRHWPALCRVTDHEDWLTDERFATARDRYRNARELIAELDIIFAAHPMDHWAPIFDGEPDFFWSPINSLDDVIADEQFHVSGGIVEVPDGVSTVPMVASPADFSATPWQPRMVAPELGAHTDEILAELRGQDR; translated from the coding sequence ATGGCGGGTCCGATGGAGGGTTTTCGTGTCGTCGAGTTGGGTGTCTGGGTCGCCGCACCGGCCGCCGGGGCGATCCTGGCCGACTGGGGTGCCGACGTCATCAAGATCGAGCCGCCGTCGGGCGATCCGGCGAGAACCTTTGGTCGGATGCTCGGTCTCGATCCCGCCCTCGGCGTAGCGGCCAATCCACCCTTCGAGATGGACAACCGGTCCAAGCGCAGCATCGTCCTCGACCTCGCCACCGCGGAGGGGCGGGACACCGCGACGGAATTGCTCGCCACCGCAGACGTTTTCCTGACGAACGTCCGTCCGGCCGCGTTGCGTCGGTTGGAACTCGACTTCGAGACCGTTGCGGCCTCAAATCCACGCCTGGTGTACGGACTGATCACCGGCTACGGATTGACCGGACCGGAGGCAGATCGGGCTGCCTACGACGTCGCCGCATTCTGGGCCCGTGCCGGCGTCGCCGATCTGCTGACCCGTCCCGGGGACACTCCGCCGTTCCAGCGCGGCGGTATGGGCGACCACTCCGCCGGAATGACCTTGGCCGCCGCGGTGTGTGCCGCGTTGCTGGCCCGAAACCGCACGGGTGTAGGCCAATTGGTCAGCACGTCGCTGTACCGGCAGGGCGCCTACACCGTCAGCTTCGATCTCAACACCGTGCTGATGAGCGGTGAACAGATCGCGATCGGCCAGCGAGAGGCGATGGCCAACCCGTGCATGAACAACTACGCCGCCGGTGACGGCAAACGGTTCTGGATCGTCGGGTTGCAAGGAGACCGGCATTGGCCCGCACTGTGCCGGGTGACGGACCACGAGGACTGGCTGACCGACGAGCGGTTCGCCACGGCGCGCGACAGGTACCGCAACGCGCGAGAGTTGATCGCGGAGTTGGACATCATCTTCGCGGCCCATCCGATGGACCACTGGGCGCCGATATTCGACGGCGAGCCCGACTTCTTCTGGTCGCCGATCAACAGCCTCGACGACGTGATCGCCGATGAGCAGTTCCACGTCTCCGGCGGCATCGTCGAAGTGCCGGACGGGGTTTCGACGGTGCCGATGGTGGCCAGCCCGGCGGACTTCTCGGCCACGCCGTGGCAGCCGCGCATGGTGGCTCCAGAACTCGGTGCGCACACCGACGAAATCCTGGCCGAACTGCGCGGTCA